The Gemmatimonadetes bacterium T265 genome contains a region encoding:
- a CDS encoding hypothetical protein (frameshifted, deletion at around 93521): MVPGGHRDEPAPVPDAAPAARGPPSHVLAEAADAGTASRHVGYESPSQFSREYRRLFGAPPLRDVARLRATARIMERSATGFVA, translated from the coding sequence GTGGTTCCGGGCGGTCACCGGGATGAGCCCGCTCCAGTTCCGGACGCAGCTCCGGCTGCACGAGGCCCGCCGTCTCATGTGCTCGCCGAGGCCGCCGACGCGGGCACGGCGAGCCGGCACGTGGGCTACGAGAGCCCCTCGCAGTTCAGCCGCGAGTACCGGCGGCTGTTCGGCGCGCCTCCGCTCCGCGACGTGGCGCGGCTGCGCGCGACGGCTCGTATTATGGAGCGCAGTGCCACCGGTTTCGTCGCGTGA
- a CDS encoding DDE transposase, translating into MTDAQWAEFAPLLPPQRPRTGRPARDHRTVLGAILWVLRTGAPWRDLPERFGPWSTAWSRFRRWTAAGVWARVLAVLQRAAERAGRLDWATHYIDGTVVRAHRHAAGAVGGQAHEALGRSRGGFSTKVHLRAEGGGKPLAFVVSGGERHESRYVEALLARGHVRRVGRGRPRVRPDRLVGDKGYSYPTVRRLLARRGIRAVIPRRTNQRPDDRRHGPFDGAAYRDRNRVERLINRIKQFRRIATRYEKRALHYVAMLTLAAWHLWR; encoded by the coding sequence TTGACCGACGCGCAGTGGGCCGAGTTCGCGCCACTGTTGCCCCCGCAGCGGCCCCGGACGGGGCGTCCGGCTCGCGATCACCGCACCGTGCTCGGCGCGATTCTGTGGGTGCTTCGCACTGGGGCGCCCTGGCGCGATCTGCCCGAGCGGTTCGGCCCGTGGTCGACGGCGTGGAGCCGGTTTCGGCGCTGGACCGCCGCGGGCGTGTGGGCGCGGGTGCTCGCCGTGCTCCAGCGTGCGGCCGAGCGGGCGGGCCGGCTGGACTGGGCGACGCATTACATCGACGGCACGGTCGTGCGCGCCCACCGGCACGCGGCCGGTGCGGTGGGCGGCCAAGCGCACGAGGCGCTGGGCCGAAGCCGCGGCGGGTTCTCGACCAAAGTGCACCTGCGCGCCGAGGGCGGCGGCAAGCCGCTCGCCTTCGTCGTCTCAGGGGGCGAGCGCCATGAGTCCCGCTACGTGGAGGCGCTGCTCGCGCGCGGCCACGTGCGGCGCGTCGGGCGCGGGCGTCCACGGGTGCGGCCCGACCGGCTCGTGGGCGATAAGGGCTACAGCTACCCGACCGTACGTCGACTCCTCGCCCGGCGCGGGATCCGCGCGGTGATCCCGCGCCGCACCAACCAGCGGCCCGACGACCGCCGGCACGGCCCGTTCGACGGGGCGGCCTACCGCGACCGCAACCGGGTCGAACGCCTCATCAACCGCATCAAGCAGTTCCGGCGCATCGCCACCCGCTACGAGAAGCGCGCCTTGCACTACGTCGCCATGCTCACGCTCGCCGCGTGGCACCTGTGGCGGTGA
- the yjgB gene encoding alcohol dehydrogenase, which translates to MTVHAYAAASQHAHLEPFAYDPGPLGPEEVDIAVTHCGICHTDVAMVDNEWGFSAYPVVPGHEAVGTVAAVGANVDRSRLDVGRRVGLGALCGSCMRCEWCLSGRQHVCPQVVGTVMGGHRGGFATHVRASNWQFAHPIPDAIASEHAGPLLCAGTTVFTPFLRYGVRPVDRVAVVGVGGLGHLALQYLAAWGCDVTAITSTPDKAEQARGFGAARVIATRDTDELAHAASTFDFILSTVSADLPWDQYVAALRPGGTLCVVGIPPHPVAVAPFGLIGGEKRVVGGQPGSLVETAQMLDYTARHRIKPAVELFPMADADRALDHTRRGAARFRAVLAA; encoded by the coding sequence ATGACCGTCCACGCCTACGCCGCCGCGTCTCAGCACGCCCACCTCGAGCCGTTCGCCTACGACCCCGGACCCCTCGGCCCCGAAGAGGTCGACATCGCCGTGACCCACTGCGGCATCTGCCACACCGACGTCGCCATGGTCGACAACGAGTGGGGGTTCAGCGCCTACCCGGTCGTGCCCGGGCACGAGGCCGTCGGCACCGTGGCCGCCGTGGGTGCCAACGTCGACCGCAGCCGGCTCGACGTGGGGCGCCGCGTGGGGCTGGGGGCGCTCTGCGGGTCGTGCATGCGCTGCGAGTGGTGCCTGAGCGGCCGCCAGCACGTGTGCCCGCAGGTGGTGGGCACGGTGATGGGCGGGCACCGGGGCGGCTTCGCGACGCACGTCCGGGCGAGCAACTGGCAGTTCGCGCATCCTATCCCCGACGCAATCGCCTCGGAGCACGCGGGTCCGCTCCTGTGCGCGGGGACGACGGTGTTCACCCCGTTCCTGCGCTACGGCGTGCGGCCGGTTGATCGCGTGGCCGTCGTCGGGGTCGGCGGGCTCGGCCACCTCGCGCTCCAGTACCTCGCGGCGTGGGGGTGCGACGTCACCGCGATCACGTCCACGCCCGACAAGGCCGAGCAGGCGCGCGGCTTCGGAGCCGCCCGCGTGATCGCCACGCGCGACACGGACGAACTCGCGCACGCCGCCTCGACCTTCGACTTCATCCTGAGCACCGTATCGGCCGACCTACCATGGGATCAGTACGTCGCCGCACTCCGCCCCGGCGGGACGCTCTGCGTGGTCGGCATCCCGCCGCACCCGGTCGCCGTCGCGCCCTTCGGCCTGATCGGCGGCGAGAAGCGGGTAGTGGGCGGCCAGCCCGGGTCGCTCGTCGAGACGGCGCAGATGCTCGACTACACCGCGCGGCACCGCATCAAACCGGCGGTCGAGCTGTTCCCGATGGCCGACGCCGACCGCGCGCTCGACCACACGCGCCGGGGCGCGGCCCGATTCCGCGCGGTGCTCGCGGCCTAA
- a CDS encoding short-chain dehydrogenase/reductase yields MTKVWLITGSGSGLGREFAEAALAAGDRVVAGARRPGELDALVERYGARITPAELDVRDEVAARAAVQRAVDGYGRLDVLVDNAGYQYNAPFEQITPEAFRDVIETCLFGVVYTTRAAVPVMRRQRRGHIFQVSSIGGRVTIPGNSPYHAAKWGVGGFSDSLADEVAPFGVKVCTLEPGGIRTSFARRAGETLPPLLPDYEPSVGPTYAMIAAARGTAESDPKRIADVVVQLANTADVPKRLILGTAAATYVQQTETARAAEAARFRDLTLSTGFPDASTMPDSPKR; encoded by the coding sequence ATGACCAAAGTCTGGTTGATCACGGGCAGTGGGAGCGGACTGGGACGCGAGTTCGCGGAAGCCGCGCTCGCCGCGGGCGACCGCGTCGTGGCGGGGGCGCGGCGGCCGGGCGAGCTCGACGCATTGGTGGAGCGGTACGGCGCGCGCATCACGCCGGCGGAGCTCGACGTGCGCGACGAGGTGGCGGCACGGGCCGCGGTGCAGCGCGCCGTGGACGGGTACGGGCGCCTCGACGTGCTGGTGGACAACGCGGGATACCAGTACAACGCCCCGTTCGAGCAGATCACGCCCGAGGCGTTCCGCGACGTCATCGAGACCTGCCTGTTCGGCGTCGTGTACACGACACGCGCGGCCGTGCCAGTCATGCGCCGGCAGCGGCGCGGGCACATCTTCCAGGTGTCGTCGATCGGGGGGCGCGTGACGATCCCGGGCAACTCGCCGTACCACGCGGCGAAGTGGGGGGTGGGCGGCTTCAGCGACTCGCTCGCCGACGAGGTGGCGCCGTTCGGCGTGAAGGTGTGCACCCTGGAGCCGGGCGGCATCCGGACAAGCTTCGCGCGGCGGGCGGGCGAGACGCTGCCGCCGCTGCTACCGGACTATGAGCCGTCGGTCGGCCCGACCTACGCGATGATCGCGGCGGCGCGCGGCACCGCGGAGAGCGACCCGAAGCGGATCGCCGACGTCGTGGTGCAGCTGGCGAATACCGCGGACGTTCCGAAGCGGCTGATCCTCGGTACGGCCGCGGCGACGTACGTGCAGCAGACCGAGACCGCGCGGGCGGCAGAGGCGGCCCGGTTCCGCGACCTGACGCTCTCAACGGGGTTCCCGGACGCGTCGACGATGCCGGATTCGCCGAAGCGCTAA
- a CDS encoding invertase yields the protein MLVGYARVSTAEQSLALQQDALAKAGCGRTFSDVVSGAVEDRVGLAAALDYVREGDTLVVWRLDRLGRTLRHLIAQVTALDARGVGFRSLTEAMDTTTTGGKLVFHIFGALAEFERDLIRERTRAGLAAARARGRMGGRPRVLSPERVEMARVLLADPLRPIDEVCAALHVSRATLYRYVPSGSWPARTAPPERAGRLRRGPLR from the coding sequence GTGCTGGTCGGCTACGCGCGGGTCTCGACCGCCGAGCAGTCGCTCGCGCTCCAGCAGGACGCGCTCGCGAAGGCCGGCTGCGGCCGCACATTCAGCGACGTCGTGAGCGGGGCCGTCGAGGACCGTGTGGGGCTGGCCGCCGCCCTCGACTACGTGCGCGAGGGCGACACGCTGGTGGTGTGGCGTCTCGACCGCCTCGGCCGCACGCTCCGGCACCTGATCGCGCAGGTGACCGCCCTGGACGCGCGGGGTGTCGGCTTCCGGTCGCTCACCGAGGCCATGGACACCACGACGACCGGTGGCAAGCTCGTGTTCCATATCTTCGGGGCGCTCGCCGAGTTCGAGCGCGACCTGATTCGCGAGCGCACCCGCGCCGGGTTGGCGGCCGCGCGGGCCCGCGGCCGCATGGGCGGGCGCCCGCGCGTGCTCAGCCCGGAGCGCGTCGAGATGGCGCGCGTGCTGCTGGCCGACCCGCTCCGCCCCATCGACGAGGTGTGCGCCGCGCTGCATGTGTCGCGGGCGACCCTGTACCGCTACGTGCCGAGCGGCAGCTGGCCGGCCCGCACGGCCCCGCCCGAGCGCGCCGGCCGGCTGCGGCGCGGGCCGCTGCGTTAG